A window from Hemicordylus capensis ecotype Gifberg chromosome 2, rHemCap1.1.pri, whole genome shotgun sequence encodes these proteins:
- the CHST13 gene encoding carbohydrate sulfotransferase 13 isoform X2, translating into MRKSRVLRMVLATCLGSLLLVLFYFQSSLNPEERILKTSWHGKSGRSPLQTLYSSDQFEQSSLQVTHQQRRELLNNVCNRYTRKRRLLTADDLRHLVVDDVHGLLYCYVPKVACTNWKRVMMVLTGQGKYQDPLDIPANEAHVSSNLRMLSEYSTPEINYRLRNYLKFIFVREPFERLVSAYRNKFTRSYNTAFHKRYGTKIIRRHRQNPSKEALEHGHDVHFEEFVYYLLDPRTQHEEPFNEHWERVHSLCHPCIIHYDVVGKYETLTEDANYILRLVGADAGVKFPSSSKTTRTNDDMTAKFFQNISPFYQRRLFNLYKMDYLLFNYSIPSYLHIR; encoded by the exons AGGAGAGGATTCTGAAAACCAGCTGGCATGGGAAGTCTGGTCGAAGTCCACTTCAAACTCTTTACAGTAGTGACCAG TTTGAGCAGTCCTCTCTGCAGGTGACTCACCAACAGAGGCGGGAATTGCTGAACAACGTGTGCAATCGCTACACCCGCAAGCGGCGCCTCCTTACTGCTGATGACTTGCGCCACCTGGTGGTCGATGATGTCCATGGGCTGCTCTACTGTTACGTCCCCAAAGTGGCCTGCACTAACTGGAAGCGAGTCATGATGGTCTTAACAGGGCAGGGCAAATATCAAGACCCGTTGGATATCCCGGCCAACGAAGCCCACGTATCATCCAACCTGCGCATGCTCTCTGAGTATAGTACTCCTGAGATCAACTACCGCTTGCGTAACTACCTCAAGTTCATCTTTGTGCGGGAACCTTTTGAACGGCTGGTTTCAGCCTATCGCAACAAGTTCACCCGTAGCTACAACACGGCGTTCCATAAGCGCTACGGGACAAAGATAATCCGCCGGCATCGGCAGAACCCTAGCAAAGAGGCCCTGGAGCATGGCCACGATGTACATTTTGAGGAGTTTGTGTACTACTTGCTGGATCCACGGACACAGCATGAGGAGCCTTTCAATGAGCACTGGGAGCGGGTGCACTCCCTCTGCCACCCGTGCATCATCCACTACGATGTAGTGGGCAAGTATGAGACATTGACTGAGGATGCCAACTACATCCTGCGGCTGGTTGGGGCTGACGCAGGCGTCAAGTTCCCATCCTCCTCCAAGACCACCAGGACCAATGACGACATGACAGCCAAGTTCTTCCAGAACATCAGCCCCTTCTACCAAAGAAGACTATTTAATTTATACAAAATGGATTACTTGCTCTTCAACTACTCCATCCCTTCTTATTTACACATCCGATGA
- the CHST13 gene encoding carbohydrate sulfotransferase 13 isoform X1 has protein sequence MRKSRVLRMVLATCLGSLLLVLFYFQSSLNPAAEERILKTSWHGKSGRSPLQTLYSSDQFEQSSLQVTHQQRRELLNNVCNRYTRKRRLLTADDLRHLVVDDVHGLLYCYVPKVACTNWKRVMMVLTGQGKYQDPLDIPANEAHVSSNLRMLSEYSTPEINYRLRNYLKFIFVREPFERLVSAYRNKFTRSYNTAFHKRYGTKIIRRHRQNPSKEALEHGHDVHFEEFVYYLLDPRTQHEEPFNEHWERVHSLCHPCIIHYDVVGKYETLTEDANYILRLVGADAGVKFPSSSKTTRTNDDMTAKFFQNISPFYQRRLFNLYKMDYLLFNYSIPSYLHIR, from the exons CTGCAGAGGAGAGGATTCTGAAAACCAGCTGGCATGGGAAGTCTGGTCGAAGTCCACTTCAAACTCTTTACAGTAGTGACCAG TTTGAGCAGTCCTCTCTGCAGGTGACTCACCAACAGAGGCGGGAATTGCTGAACAACGTGTGCAATCGCTACACCCGCAAGCGGCGCCTCCTTACTGCTGATGACTTGCGCCACCTGGTGGTCGATGATGTCCATGGGCTGCTCTACTGTTACGTCCCCAAAGTGGCCTGCACTAACTGGAAGCGAGTCATGATGGTCTTAACAGGGCAGGGCAAATATCAAGACCCGTTGGATATCCCGGCCAACGAAGCCCACGTATCATCCAACCTGCGCATGCTCTCTGAGTATAGTACTCCTGAGATCAACTACCGCTTGCGTAACTACCTCAAGTTCATCTTTGTGCGGGAACCTTTTGAACGGCTGGTTTCAGCCTATCGCAACAAGTTCACCCGTAGCTACAACACGGCGTTCCATAAGCGCTACGGGACAAAGATAATCCGCCGGCATCGGCAGAACCCTAGCAAAGAGGCCCTGGAGCATGGCCACGATGTACATTTTGAGGAGTTTGTGTACTACTTGCTGGATCCACGGACACAGCATGAGGAGCCTTTCAATGAGCACTGGGAGCGGGTGCACTCCCTCTGCCACCCGTGCATCATCCACTACGATGTAGTGGGCAAGTATGAGACATTGACTGAGGATGCCAACTACATCCTGCGGCTGGTTGGGGCTGACGCAGGCGTCAAGTTCCCATCCTCCTCCAAGACCACCAGGACCAATGACGACATGACAGCCAAGTTCTTCCAGAACATCAGCCCCTTCTACCAAAGAAGACTATTTAATTTATACAAAATGGATTACTTGCTCTTCAACTACTCCATCCCTTCTTATTTACACATCCGATGA